In a genomic window of Brassica rapa cultivar Chiifu-401-42 chromosome A10, CAAS_Brap_v3.01, whole genome shotgun sequence:
- the LOC103847016 gene encoding late embryogenesis abundant protein 46 — MQSMKETASNIAASAKSGMDKTKATLEEKAEKMTTRDPLQKEMATQKKEGRINEAEMQKREAREHNAVMKEASGAGTGTGLGMGTATHSTTGHVGHGTGTHQMSALPGHGTGQPAGHVVDGTAVTEPIGTNTGTGRTTAHNTRVGGGTTGYGTGGGYTG; from the exons ATGCAGTCGATGAAGGAAACAGCTTCAAACATCGCAGCTTCTGCCAAGTCTGGCATGGACAAGACCAAAGCCACCTTGGAGGAGAAG GCTGAGAAGATGACAACAAGAGACCCTCTTCAGAAAGAGATGGCTACACAGAAGAAAGAAGGGAGGATCAATGAGGCTGAGATGCAGAAGAGAGAAGCGCGCGAGCACAACGCTGTCATGAAAGAAGCCAGTGGAGCTGGAACTGGAACCGGTTTGGGAATGGGAACCGCCACTCACTCGACCACTGGACACGTTGGACACGGAACTGGGACCCATCAGATGTCGGCTTTGCCTGGTCACGGCACGGGACAACCAGCGGGCCACGTTGTGGATGGTACAGCCGTGACAGAACCGATAGGAACGAACACTGGAACTGGTAGGACCACCGCTCATAACACCCGCGTTGGTGGTGGCACCACTGGGTATGGAACCGGTGGAGGATATACTGGATAA
- the LOC103847017 gene encoding protein EMSY-LIKE 2: MEVEIHILEQEAYCAVLRAFKAQSDAISWEKESMITELRKELRVSDDEHRELLTSVHNDDIIKRIREWRQGGGNQVVRHVNNQSLDVLPSPAYSASRKKQKTFQSYPSMGSTRSRSFNNHLVSGAVSANEPAEALIGRKVWTKWPEDNSFYEAVITQYNAVEGLHALVYDLNTANETWEWVDLKEIPPQDIRWGGEENGAALNAGHGSRRTLSNGGLGRVPLTQPRRDHLVAQNGGGRKLFDEIELFNTDSLVKEVERVFDSNLPDPHELDKAKKLLKEHEQALVSAIARLADASDFESDGEEAYMHELPMHEG; encoded by the exons ATGGAAGTGGAGATTCATATACTTGAGCAGGAAGCTTACTGTGCTGTGTTAAGAGCTTTTAAAGCTCAGTCTGATGCAATCTCTTGG GAAAAAGAAAGCATGATAACTGAGCTGCGTAAAGAACTGAGAGTATCTGATGATGAACACCGTGAACTGTTGACCAGTGTCCATAACGACGACATTATCAAAAGGATAAG GGAGTGGAGACAGGGAGGTGGAAACCAAGTTGTTAGGCATGTAAATAACCAGTCTCTCGATGTTCTTCCTAGTCCGGCTTACTCAGCTTCTCGGAAGAAGCAGAAGACATTTCAATCG TATCCATCGATGGGTTCTACTAGAAGTAGGTCATTCAATAACCATCTAGTGTCTGGCGCCGTGTCAGCTAATGAGCCTGCGGAAGCTCTTATTGGAAGAAAAGTGTGGACGAAATGGCCTGAAGACAACAGCTTTTACGAAGCAGTAATTACACAGTACAATGCAGTTGAG GGTCTCCATGCGTTGGTATATGACTTAAACACAGCGAATGAAACATGGGAATGGGTTGATCTTAAGGAG ATTCCACCGCAAGATATAAGATGGGGTGGAGAGGAGAATGGGGCAGCTTTAAATGCAGGACATGGGAGTCGAAGAACCTTAAGCAATGGTGGTCTAGGGAGAGTTCCATTGACTCAGCCAAGAAGAGACCATCTTGTAGCACAAAACGGTGGTGGGAGGAAGCTTTTCGATGAGATCGAATTGTTCAACACAGACTCACTTGTGAAAGAG GTGGAGAGAGTTTTTGATTCCAACCTTCCTGACCCGCACGAGCTGGATAAGGCTAAGAAGCTACTCAAG GAACATGAACAAGCGCTTGTTTCTGCCATTGCAAGGCTTGCGGATGCTTCTGATTTCGAAAGCG ATGGAGAAGAGGCGTATATGCATGAGCTTCCAATGCACGAGGGATAA